The Malus domestica chromosome 10, GDT2T_hap1 nucleotide sequence CAAGTACTTGGACAACCCTTTAGGGAAGGAAGAGATTACTGAAGCAAGTCATCAAGGGCCGGAGGAAAGTAAACATCACCAGTAATCGGACTAGAACTTGATGCTTTCCATTCAGATCTGTTTGGCTTGATTAAAGCTCATTGAGGAGACGGATCATGGCATCCGCTCGATGTTTGATAATCCTCGCACAAGACGGGAAGCAAAACCGGTAAAACCTAGGCAATGATTAGTCGAGATCCACAAAAATCTGCAACAAGTCCAGAAGCTAGATCAGAAGTGAATAATAGCAAAAGCATTAGGGGTTCTAGTTTAGATGGCAATGACTATTTTACTACAATTCGCAATAGTTAAATATGTTCattcaaaactgaaaaaaaaaaaagaaaaagaaaaaacctaaCCTCCAAATCTGGCAAAGGGTCATATGACTTTTTCTCTCTTATGTTAAACACGGTAATGCCCGTGATCTTCTGAACTCCAAGTTTAGTAGCAATGAGGTTCTGCATTAGGAAAAAGCTACTCTAAGAAACGACGCAAACAGATGaaatatgaaaagtaaattGTTTTAAGGGTAATAATCTCAATGTTATATTGTTGAAAGATGACTGGTTACATTTAGGTTGCGGGGTTCAGAGAGCTACTCTCAGAACAACAATACATTTACTGACATCCCTATAAAGAAATTATCACTATCAATCATCGCACTTGGTGTGacggcaagtgccttcgcccatgagcggtaggtctcgggttcaagacttgggagcagcctctccataaatgggggtaaggctagccgacattcacctctcccagaccctgcgtaaagcgggagccttgtgcactgggtacgaccttttttttttttttaatcatcatCACCAATGTGATAATCATTTACCAAAGATGTTTAAACTGAATCTATAAGGTGCTGGTGAAATTATTCTCCGTACCAGATTGATATTTGTGGAACCAAAAGCCTCAACCCTCGGCAAAACCTGTGTGTGGATTTCAAATTCATAAATCAGTTATATAACAAGTGAGATGCAAAATATTAGGAATTTAAAAGTATGAGTTCAAATATGCAACTCATGGTTCCTAATTTATCTTTCATCACGTAAACTTATGTAATCTAACTGAGACAACCTAAAAGTTCAGAGAGTATACAGGGTCTGTTAAAATACCGAGGTCAACATAAGCaattgattataaaaaaaaggcaCCAACGAAGCCCTATAAGAAAGGCTTGGATAGGACATTCCTATGATACCATCTAAAATCGTATATTGAAACAGACTTTGGGACAGCATATAAACTTGGGGAATACTCATCAAGAACAATATTTGAAATCTGATTTAAAGCATTACCACTGTTTGAAGACCATTGATCACAACAACCTTCTCCTCAGGTGAATCATCTTGTGATAACCAAACTTCAAAGGGGCCGagttccttatctgtctcatttTCTAATTTCAAATGTAGCTGCATAAAATTTTTACTTGCTCAGGTCCAAATCATTGCATTAGTCAGTGGCTAATTCTATTAACTGAAGAACAACAAGTACAAGAGGTAAATAGAGGGTGAACTGTGAAGTATGAAGTCCAATAGCCATGAGAAACCTCTATTGGTGACTTTACATAGACAATCAAGCTGCAGTAATCTAATTACCAAGAGACATATAAGAGACCAAAAAGAACGAAAATTACTGAAAAGGGTCTTTCCAACTTGATGGCAGACGGCACCTCCACCACATGCAACTCAATATCCTTTCGTGTTATGGGCTGCAAAAGTGTATATCAAGAACATAAGTGTAATACCACTTAAGCTCTAGCATGTCCTACTTACACCTCTCATGATATATCCAAAACTTAACAATTCGTAAAGCATTCTAAAGCCCATAAATGCCCTGCCTAGTTGAAATTAAACTAACAatattttaaaagttaaataGTAAAATCAAACCATATTTTGAACTTCCCACTTTCTGTATAAGTTTTCATGAGTTtgaatttaaagaattttaaaaaataactgTACTCTCTATGGAAGTTACCGGATAAGAGCTAataaccacataaacttaaaattgGGCTTGCAAGCTGTGTATGTGACGTGTACTAAGCTTGtacatgtgtgtgtatgtgtgtctTAAACTATAGTGTGGACTTCTAAATAGACAGAATTTTCAGACAAAAAGCCAGAAAAATAAACACCCTGCAGATCTAAAGTGAAACAAAAAGTAGTGGACAGTATTCTTCTTCTAATATTAGTGTTAAAAAATGAACACTCACAGTTCCCATAATTTGCTGTGTCTGTAGGCGACCAGGTTCGCCCAGATTAGTTCGCCATGTTATCTGAAGTTTACCAAGAATATTGCTTCCCTCAACTTTCCCTTGGGCAGAACCATGTGATATTAACTGATAAAGATAGTTATGAATTCCTCCGCCAGATTTGATAAGAATTGGTGGCTTAAATATCTCTCTGCCATGAACAAAAccagaagaatatgaagaaaagaagaaaggaaagaggaatatgaagaaaagaacaaaattcGACAGAAGCAAATAAACCATATTGTACCTTGTTTGAGAATTCTTTTCAGAATGATGTTCATCAGCTTTTAGGATTTTTGCACTCCAATGCTGAGCGGGCTCAAACTCAACTTGGTCCATAAGAAGATTTGACTTGGTATGATTTTCAATGCAAGCTTCTAAAAGCGTGATTTCCTGTGATAGAATGCATTTATCATAGAGAGACTAATTTGTTATAGGTTATCAACAAGATCACAGCAGTTACTTAGGCTGCAAAGAATAGAAGTAAACAATAGAAACCGAATGCTGTTACAAGAGGCGCATGCTTTGGCATCGGTATAACACATACGAGACACTATGTCTAAGTTTGATCCAGTGTGGCGTATACATACACGGTCATGTTTCTACTGAAAATCATCAATATATATTTAAACACCATAGCAATGCAACAAAACCAATGTAACTTGTATATGTATCGAAAAAGCAGAACTCACAAACTTAAAATCAATAATTAAATGAACCTCAACGTACCTTTACAACACGGACCTGAAAAAACAAAGTCAAATTGTTAGTTTCACTAGGATTTATGAAATGCAGTTATTCACATGTATGTGAATTGAAATTCAGAAGTGCACATGCAAATTCCACGGCGTGTGCAAGGACAATACCTTAGTCCTGACAGAAAGCGGATTGGCCACAATGAACTTGAAGAACTGCGGTAGATATTTACGCTCTCCTTCCCCGTCATAGTACAATGCAGTGCATACCAACCTATAGAGATTACAAAACCTTACCACaatcaaacaacaaaatcatAATACATGAGTTTCGAGGACTGAGGAGGAGAGCTTACGTGTGAGCGCCGAGTTCCTTGACATCATGTTCAACAATGAAATCATAACGGCCGCCTGCACGTATGGATTCAACCGGAGATTTCGACGTGTCCAGCAGCAAAAGCCTCTGCCTTTCTGTTTGCATTTCCGCCTGCAATTCTCAAAGTTaacaaaagattaaaaattgaactGAATTGATTTAACATGAAATAATTACGGAATAATGGAAAATAAAGTCCAAGAATTTGAGATTAAAACCTTGATTATAATTTCCCTGACTTCGAAATTGGAGCTGTTATTGATGCTAATATAGCTACAAAATGTCTCCCCTAAATAAATTGCTCTGCAAAATCACAACTTTATtaacaaattaagaaataaaatgagggtaaggggagggggggggagagagagagagagagacccgaAGGCTTGGGGGAGGACGAGGAGGCCGGAGAGGCCGATGGAGTCGGAGGGGTGGTGGAGGAGGAATCGGGTGCGGTAGGTGAGATCGGAGGAGTCGGAGGAGGCGGAGGAGGAGGGGTTCGAGGAGGCGGGGGAGTCGAGGAGGCGAGGGAGTTGGGCGGCGGCAATCGGGTCGTCGAAGATGTCCTCGCCGACGACAAGATCGGCGGGGTCGAGAAGGAGGGGAATGGGGTCCACCTGGAATGAGGGCTTGCACAGCCTCATCACCCGGAAGGCTAGGGCGTGGGGTCCAGCTTGAACGCTGCTCATTACTGCTTCCTCGTCGTCGATTCGCCGGCGTCCGTCGAAATCAACCGAATTTTCGCGCTTCCGAAATTAGAGCCAGTGTGACGAATTTTGACAATACTCCTTTTTCAACTGCGTTTATTGGTGTGTTAACAGTAACTCCTCATCGTTTTAACTTTTAACCACTTGGGAAACTCTGGTAAGTAAATTTGACGGCGGTAAAATGCACCTTAACGAGACACGTGGTGTTTAAGTAGCCGTTCTCACGTGGGTGTCATAAGGATTTGGATTCTCTCTCCTGCGGGTCTGAATCCTCCTGACCCAATAACACGGGTAGTTGAATTTTGATCTAAAGGCTACAAATAGGGAACCTCTCTAAACGGTCCGTATTATTAGGTCAGGAGGACTCCGACCCCTGCTcatgagaggatccaaatccgtgtCATAAAACGatttaaattaattagaagtgtTAATAGTATGATAGAGAAATAATCTCAGTGTCACATAATGTTATTAATTTATGCGTTTAgaagaaaattattattaatgTAAAAGCTAGTTGATAAATGCGTACAACATAATCCGAAATTCAACCCAACATTGATAAAGAACTGGCATTAGAATAAGAGATAGAAGCTAGTTGATAGGCGAGCATAACATGTACAGAATTTAAACTTCAAATTGTTCCAAAACTAAAAAGAGAACTATCACTGCACTGAAAATTACTTAACAAACAGAGACACAAAAGAGATGATTAcgggtgcatttttgctcagcACCCTCAAGCGGTGGAAATGCTCGCCACtattagatgagtttaaattttgaaatttgtatcTATCCACTATACAAATCTCAAAATGTAAACTAATCTCGGTAGTGAATAGAGCAGTGAGCATTGCCATTGTGGTCAGCAAAAATATTTCTCCTATCCACTATaccaattaggattaggaaaaagaaaagagtgaatatgtttgtattgatttgcttcAAAAATGTTTACAACATAGAAAACAGGAACCCTACCAACCACCTGCCTTCACAACCCCACGCCCAGAAGAACGGCAAAGTTCGTGCAACTCCAGTGTTAAAACTACAAATCTAGCAACCTGGTAAAGCAAGTGGATCCACGAGAGACATTTGCCGATGCTACCATCTCAACGACGTTCCCTGGCGGCAGCCATTAACGTTTACATATGCGTATCATATGTTATGTTCTCACTCCAGGTCAAATGGATCCACGGAGGTGGTCAGTGAAGATGATATACAACCTGCAAAACGGAAACCCTAAAAGAATCGTAACTCGGCAGCAGTTGCAGATGTGAAGGAGAGTTTTCCGTTGCAAGTAAGAATTTATCATTAGACAGGAACCCGAAAATAACGAGCAGGGTGCCCCTGATTTCTTTTGACCAACAACCACTCACCAAGGTAACTGACTGCCTTAACGAACGCTTGTACTGTATATGTCCAATCTGCGCCATATGACTCAGTCGTCAACGATCAGCAACGGTTTATGCATGTCCACCTTGGAACTCGTTCATTTGTAAAAGGATTAGGAACTCACCTAATAAATAATTCAGTCAGTTCAGTCACCTATACAACTCGAACCCATGTTCCGCCACACATAGGACAGCAATAAACCCAGCGGCTGATCCACCAAGTCTCCCGCCCAGTTTGATTCGCTGCAGTAGCAGCATCTGGGGAAGCAAAAGCTGACGTCTGCCGCAAACATCTTATGCACTGCATGCACACGAGTACAAAATAAGATTCATAGGATCACTACCAGTTAAGATGGGGAGACAAACAGCATTGACTTTTCATATCAAACCTTGTACCAAACCCCTTCAAGCCCAGTCTTCCATACGGCAGTAACAACATCTCTCCGTGAACCCATTATGCCCAGATATGCCCCTAGACCCACAGAAGTATTTAGGCCAAAAGCTGCATCTCTTTCAGACATCCTGCGCTTCCTTGGCCACAGGCCATGGGCTCCATAATAAACATCACAACTTTCCAAAGATCCAGAATCAGGTAGGTCTGAAGAATTACATAGCTTGGGGGTATCATCTTGAGGGCCCATGTCATCTGGATCAGACCAAGGCCCACCGTACATGTTGCGCCTATGCCACTCTTCGGCTGGAGGGTGGAGTTCTAACTCTCGGAGTAACAGACCAGCAGCATCTGCACCTCTAGGCCGGGGCATATTCTGTATAGCCCATCAGAAACAAGATTGTTACTATGAGATTTCAGATTGTGATTGACACTAAAAAATTAAGTAAAGTTACTCTTAAAGATTTTAGAGAACTTTAAGCAAAACAAGAAAGTTAATCCTCCTTTACAGAATAAAGTTGCAGGCATTGAGTTTAGCAGCATTATTGATAAGTAGAGCAGAAACCATGCCACTCCATGATCATGAGTGGTAAGGAATACAACTATACCTGCATATGCGGGCCAAGGGATGCTTCAACAACCTCCGGAAGAACTGTATAATTACCATCAATATAATGCAGCCGCACCTGAATGTTGCTACTTCCCACCTGAGAAACTGGCAATGGATGTGCCAGGCTTGCTGTTCGCCGACAAAGATCCATAAGGATGAGGAAAAGGACTTTCACCTGCAGGACAGCAACAGAGTGCATTACATCATTCTAGCTTTTGCTTATCAATTTTCTATGATGAACGGAATTATCCAATTAATTCAGAACACCCTTATAGTGTGTCAAATTTCCAAAAATGAGACATAAAGATTGAAAATCCCATTCACAGTTCACAAATCAAATAATATAAACCAGATATAAACAACTAAGGCAACATGTAATTTTTTGTAGAGGTCTTGGACGAAGAGAGCATCAGTTTCTACCTCCTCAAAAGTGTAACCCTGACCAGCATTTCCAGCACCCAATCTTGACCTTCCAGCAGGTCCTTCTTCAACTCCTTTTGCTCCAGGTATCTGACTGGGCCGAGCTATCTGACCCTCCTCCGGCCTGACCATGGTTGTAGATGATTTTGCAGAAACAGAACTGACCTCCTCCACCTTCCCAGGAGCACCAGGTTGTGGCTTTTGCATATTTGAATCAGCATTTCTCTGTGCTCCCCCCGAGAAACGGGGTAGCTGAGTTCGCCgaaagaaaaaacagaaaagCAAAAGCTGGCATAACCTATGAAGGAAATGGCAATCCCCAATTAGCCTAACGGCAGGTGTACCAGGAAAGGTTCCTGTGTTGATACTTATTGGCATGAAGGAAGATGGCCCGCTAATGGGGTTTGGAGTTGAATTGGAAACTCCATCAGAGGTGCTACTAATCTTTGCAATGGCACCTTGAACCCAAGCTTGCATCTGGGTGTTTCCTGTAGAATTTGTGGTTCCACTTTGACCCCCTGAAAAACATAGCACGACATTGTCAAAGAAATGTTGCATTGCAGATAACGCAAAACAAGAAGTAAATAAATAAGTATAAAATTCAAATGCTGCCTGTTTCTCCTAACATAAATAACGGCAAACACCTCCTGAGTAAGAAAAATCATGATACTTAAACCCTAAGATGCCTCAGAAGCTAGTCTAATTTCCAAATGGTATGGGATTTTTTTAAAGAACCATATCTGGTCAATCCTGATGTAAAAGATTATTTACGCGATTTTCACAGAAAAAAATTTCAGACTTCTTTTGCACCTGAATCGAACTATAGAAATAATATCTTCAGTTTCCATAATGAGAAGAAGAATGCACACTGACCTTGACTGGTTGCAGGAGAAGCCGAACTTTGGGTAGGACCAGCCACCATATTGCGGTTGCTGCCAGCTCCAGCAGTAACAGCATGGCTAGCCAGTGTGCGACAAAAACTTGCATAGCGCCGCAAGcgagtgatgaaatgtgaagctAAATCAAGAACTGCGTCAACGTAAGCCTGTATTATGTGGAAAGATTAGGTAAGCGAGATTTGAAGAAAATCATACAACAATCCTGGGACACGTGAACTGACTGGAGGAAGGTTCAACCAACCATCTTCATAACCATACATGGACTTTACAAGCCCAAACTAGCTCACGCATTACTTCTACTATTTATTTCATAGAAATGAGGACCAGGTCATAACCATAATCATGCACCTACATG carries:
- the LOC103446435 gene encoding uncharacterized protein isoform X2, producing MSSVQAGPHALAFRVMRLCKPSFQVDPIPLLLDPADLVVGEDIFDDPIAAAQLPRLLDSPASSNPSSSASSDSSDLTYRTRFLLHHPSDSIGLSGLLVLPQAFGAIYLGETFCSYISINNSSNFEVREIIIKAEMQTERQRLLLLDTSKSPVESIRAGGRYDFIVEHDVKELGAHTLVCTALYYDGEGERKYLPQFFKFIVANPLSVRTKVRVVKEITLLEACIENHTKSNLLMDQVEFEPAQHWSAKILKADEHHSEKNSQTREIFKPPILIKSGGGIHNYLYQLISHGSAQGKVEGSNILGKLQITWRTNLGEPGRLQTQQIMGTLHLKLENETDKELGPFEVWLSQDDSPEEKVVVINGLQTVVLPRVEAFGSTNINLNLIATKLGVQKITGITVFNIREKKSYDPLPDLEIFVDLD
- the LOC103446435 gene encoding uncharacterized protein isoform X1, giving the protein MSSVQAGPHALAFRVMRLCKPSFQVDPIPLLLDPADLVVGEDIFDDPIAAAQLPRLLDSPASSNPSSSASSDSSDLTYRTRFLLHHPSDSIGLSGLLVLPQAFGAIYLGETFCSYISINNSSNFEVREIIIKAEMQTERQRLLLLDTSKSPVESIRAGGRYDFIVEHDVKELGAHTLVCTALYYDGEGERKYLPQFFKFIVANPLSVRTKVRVVKEITLLEACIENHTKSNLLMDQVEFEPAQHWSAKILKADEHHSEKNSQTREIFKPPILIKSGGGIHNYLYQLISHGSAQGKVEGSNILGKLQITWRTNLGEPGRLQTQQIMGTPITRKDIELHVVEVPSAIKLERPFSLHLKLENETDKELGPFEVWLSQDDSPEEKVVVINGLQTVVLPRVEAFGSTNINLNLIATKLGVQKITGITVFNIREKKSYDPLPDLEIFVDLD